CAGTTGTTCCTGTTCCAGATATAGTATTAATACCAGCTACGCTAATTTTAGTTTCAGATCCATTAGTGACTAGTGAAGATAGATCAACAGTTACACTGTTCCCATTTTCTATTCCTACTGTTAATTCATTTGTCGTAGAATTGAATGTTAAGTTATCAATATTTTGATCATCTGAACTGCTAGAAAGGACAGATAAATCTATAGCTGTTGCGCTAGAGTTATTGGTAATAGTAAGAATATTTCCATTCAATTGAAGATCTTGTATTTCATTTGTTGGATCACTATCATTATCTTCTGCTAAAGAAGAAAGGTCTACCGAGTTTCCATTTGATAGCGTAAGAATATTGGTTGCTGGATTGAAAATTAATTGTCTGGCTCCTCCACCTGCATTACAAAGGCTTTCCCAACTTGTACCAATATATTGGTGAACACATTTCTCGTCAGTATTGTAAACCAAGGCACCTTCGAGAGGAGTAATTCTGTTCATTTGTAGGGTACTAACTCTTGTTAGGACGAAAACTTTATCTGGGCTTTCTAATTCAAGTAAAGAATTGATGTCTATTGTATTAGGATTATCACCTACTTTTACTTGTGAATAGCTAGAAAATCCAATTATAACTATTAGAATACATATGATTTTCTTCATGATCGGGGTAATTTTCTATTGCATAAATGTAATAAAACGTTGTTGTATAATTAAGACACACGGACATTAAAATAGTCACAAAAAGTTGATTTTCAATATCTGTATAAGATGGAAGGACGTTTTTGTTCTTCTATTGGAGTTTTTTAATCGATGAAATGTAACTTTTTAGTTCGTACATTTCTGTAATAAATTTTTTTGCACTTTTGTAGGGGATTTTATTGGTTTTGTGATTAACAGTAGCTATTTGGAATAAAGATTTCCAGTGTGTTCTAATAGCTTTTAAAGCTTGAAAATAAGAAAATTTTTTGGAATCATAAATGTGAGTTGGTTCAGCAATAATTCCGTTAATTTCTAAAACTTTAAAATCAGAACCGTTTTCTAAGCTTTCAAAAGAATTATATTTCAGATCTACTCTTCCGTAATACCAACCATTAATTGATTTACTTAAGCTATCAAAAGTATTTTCTAATTGTGTTGATATTAAATGATTTCCATTTATAAATTGTGTTCCTTTGGAATGATTTCCAATGACTGTAAGTTTTATTTTTTGATTATAATCTGGAATGTTATTGAGATTACCAGTGTGAATTTTTTCCAGTAAATCAAGATAAATTATAGCTCTTTCATCTTTAAGAATGAGTTCTCTTAATGTAGATTTACCATCACCAATAACTGTTAAAAACTTTTTTAGTGTGATAGAACTAATGTGACCTTTTTCTTCGTTTGGTTTCCTGTGATAAAATACACCACATTCATTTTCATGAGTTAAAAACTCTTGTATGATAATGTCTATTGGATAATTAATTAAATACTTTTCTAGATCACTTTCAGAATTTATCTTTTCAACTAATAAGCCTCTAAAACCAATATCTGGTTTAGCTATTAAGGGGAAAGTAATGTTTTTAGAATTTAATTCTTTTAAAACTGTGTTGAAGTTTGTGTTTGGTTTTACAAGAACTGATTTTGGACGATATTTTTCAGGAACTAATTGAATGGTATGAAATTTACTTTCTGTTCCATTACCTGAACTTTTTATAGCAGGGTTAGCAGCACTAAAGAAAGCAGGGTGCTTTGCTCTTATGGCTAAATAAAAAGCATAAGGAAGGTTTGGGACATAGAACATTGAAGAAGGCCAATGTTCCCAATTTCTTATTTTTTCAAATTTAGTTTTCGTCATTAATCTTCAAATAAAGTATCTAATAAAGATTTGAATGTTTTAAATCCAAAATAAACTGTGTATAATATTAGCAAAATACCTAAAATTAATAAAACGTAAGCTATAATTATTTTAGGCATTTCTGTAAAAGCTCGTTGAGCTCGAAAAGCTAGACTTAAAATAACAGGAGAAATCACTAAAAGTGATAATAAAATTAGGAATTTTTTTATCGGTTTTTCATAAGATTTATTAGTCATTTGCTTTAAATTTAAGTATTGCTTCTCTAACATTTCCGTATTTTTCTAATAATACTTTCGCAGTATCTTGGTCTATATTTAGTTCTGAAACTAACATTTTTTGTCCTCGTTCTACTAACTTTTTGTTTGATAATTGCATGTCAACCATTTTGTTTCCTTTTACTTTACCAAGTTGTATCATAGAAGTCGTAGAAATCATATTTAAAACTAATTTTTGTGCTGTACCAGCTTTCATACGTGAACTTCCTGTAACAAATTCTGGGCCTACAATTACTGTAATTGGGAATTTGGCAGTTAAGGCTAAAGGACTTTCTTCATTACAAGTGATACATCCTGTTGCTATATGACTGGCGTTGCATTTTTTTAAGGCATTAACAACATATGGAGTAGTACCTGAGGCTGCTATACCGACAACAACGTCTTTTTCTGAAATTTTATGATTCACAAGATCTAACCATCCTTGTTCAGTAGAGTCTTCTGCAAATTCTACAGCTTTTCGAATTGCAGTATCACCACCTGCAATTAAACCAATAACAAGATCATGAGAAACACCAAAAGTAGGAGGACATTCAGAGGCGTCTACAACTCCTAATCTACCACTTGTACCTGCACCAAGATAAAATAAACGACCACCATTTTTTAGTTTATTAACGACTACTTCTACTAACTGTTTTATCTGTGGAATAGCTTTTTCCACAGCATTTGGTACAGTTTTATCTTCATTGTTAATATTAACCAATAACTCGTTAAGATCCATTTTATCAAGATCGTTATAGTTAGACT
This genomic stretch from Tenacibaculum jejuense harbors:
- a CDS encoding ATP-grasp domain-containing protein, with protein sequence MTKTKFEKIRNWEHWPSSMFYVPNLPYAFYLAIRAKHPAFFSAANPAIKSSGNGTESKFHTIQLVPEKYRPKSVLVKPNTNFNTVLKELNSKNITFPLIAKPDIGFRGLLVEKINSESDLEKYLINYPIDIIIQEFLTHENECGVFYHRKPNEEKGHISSITLKKFLTVIGDGKSTLRELILKDERAIIYLDLLEKIHTGNLNNIPDYNQKIKLTVIGNHSKGTQFINGNHLISTQLENTFDSLSKSINGWYYGRVDLKYNSFESLENGSDFKVLEINGIIAEPTHIYDSKKFSYFQALKAIRTHWKSLFQIATVNHKTNKIPYKSAKKFITEMYELKSYISSIKKLQ
- a CDS encoding DUF6095 family protein, with protein sequence MTNKSYEKPIKKFLILLSLLVISPVILSLAFRAQRAFTEMPKIIIAYVLLILGILLILYTVYFGFKTFKSLLDTLFED
- the murQ gene encoding N-acetylmuramic acid 6-phosphate etherase, giving the protein MNFIKTTEQESNYNDLDKMDLNELLVNINNEDKTVPNAVEKAIPQIKQLVEVVVNKLKNGGRLFYLGAGTSGRLGVVDASECPPTFGVSHDLVIGLIAGGDTAIRKAVEFAEDSTEQGWLDLVNHKISEKDVVVGIAASGTTPYVVNALKKCNASHIATGCITCNEESPLALTAKFPITVIVGPEFVTGSSRMKAGTAQKLVLNMISTTSMIQLGKVKGNKMVDMQLSNKKLVERGQKMLVSELNIDQDTAKVLLEKYGNVREAILKFKAND